TGTGAATGGGTGGTGAGCTGCGAAGTAACGATCTGCATCTTCATCGTACTCAAGAAGTGGCCAATCAGTTACCCATAGGAAGTTAAATTTACTTTCGTCAATTAACTCAAGCTCTTTACCTAAGCGTAAACGAAGTGCACCTAAGCTATCTGCCACAACGCTCTTCTTATCTGCTACGAATAGTAATAAGTCGCCAGCATTAGCTTCTAATGTACTCATTAACACATTTGCATCTTCTTCACCGAAGAACTTTGCAATCGGTCCTTTTAGGCCGTCTTCTTCAACTTTCAGCCAAGCTAGACCTTTTGCACCATATACTTTTACAAATTCAGTTAATGCATCGATGTCTTTACGAGAGTATTTGCTCGCAGCACCTTTTGCATTAATTGCTTTTACTTGTCCGCCGTTTTCTACAGCACTTGTAAATACTTTGAAACCACAACCTGCTGCAAATTCAGATAGGTCTGTTAGTTCCATTTCAAAGCGTGTATCTGGCTTATCAGAACCGTATCGAGCCATTGCATCAGCATATTTCATACGAGGGAATGGTGCACTAACTTCTACACCTTTCGCATCTTTCATGACTTTCGTCATCATACGCTCCATCATTTCTAAAATTTCATCTTGTGTTAAGAATGATGCCTCGATATCGATTTGTGTAAATTCTGGTTGACGATCCGCACGTAAATCTTCGTCACGGAAACAACGTGCTACTTGATAGTAACGCTCAAATCCGCCGACCATAAGAAGCTGTTTAAATAACTGCGGAGACTGCGGTAATGCATAGAATTCACCATCATGCACACGGCTTGGTACTAAATAGTCACGAGCTCCTTCTGGTGTGCTCTTCGTTAAAATTGGTGTTTCAACTTCTAAGAATTCTTCTGTATCTAAGAAGTTACGAATTGTTTTTGTTACGTCGTGACGCATTTTAAATGTGTTGAACATTACAGGACGACGTAAGTCTAAGTAACGATATTTTAAACGCACATCTTCTGATGCATCTGTGTCATCAGAAATAATAATTGGCGTTGTTTTCGCTGCATTTAATACGTTTACTTTCGTTGCTTGTACTTCAATACGACCAGTTGCCATATTGTCATTAATGGCACCTTCGCCACGTTCAACAACTGTACCTTCTACGTGTAATACGTATTCGCTACGAATTGTTTCTGCTACTTCTAGCGCTTCTTTTGATGTTTCTGGGTTAAATACAACTTGTACGATACCTGTACGGTCACGTAAGTCGATAAAGATTAATCCGCCTAAGTCACGACGTTTTTGTACCCAACCTTTTAATTGAACTGTTTGTCCAACAGCGTCTACCGTTACTTTTCCACATGCATGTGTTCTTTCAGCCACTGTAAGTTCCCCCTATATTAATTTCTCTGCTACGTATGAAG
This genomic interval from Bacillus cereus contains the following:
- the aspS gene encoding aspartate--tRNA ligase; the protein is MAERTHACGKVTVDAVGQTVQLKGWVQKRRDLGGLIFIDLRDRTGIVQVVFNPETSKEALEVAETIRSEYVLHVEGTVVERGEGAINDNMATGRIEVQATKVNVLNAAKTTPIIISDDTDASEDVRLKYRYLDLRRPVMFNTFKMRHDVTKTIRNFLDTEEFLEVETPILTKSTPEGARDYLVPSRVHDGEFYALPQSPQLFKQLLMVGGFERYYQVARCFRDEDLRADRQPEFTQIDIEASFLTQDEILEMMERMMTKVMKDAKGVEVSAPFPRMKYADAMARYGSDKPDTRFEMELTDLSEFAAGCGFKVFTSAVENGGQVKAINAKGAASKYSRKDIDALTEFVKVYGAKGLAWLKVEEDGLKGPIAKFFGEEDANVLMSTLEANAGDLLLFVADKKSVVADSLGALRLRLGKELELIDESKFNFLWVTDWPLLEYDEDADRYFAAHHPFTMPFREDVELLETAPEKARAQAYDLVLNGYELGGGSLRIYERDVQEKMFKALGFSQEEAQEQFGFLLEAFEYGTPPHGGIALGLDRLVMLLAGRTNLRDTIAFPKTASASCLLTEAPSPVAEAQLEELNLKLNVKEEK